Within the Arachis duranensis cultivar V14167 chromosome 10, aradu.V14167.gnm2.J7QH, whole genome shotgun sequence genome, the region GCTCCTTTGATTGTTGGAGATTTTGATTCGTCGGACCATGGTCGTGATATTATTGTTTGATCTACTGGTGGTCGGTTGCAACGTATATATGAAACTCATGCTCTGTATTGGCCCTTACAGTATCCTCTGTTGTTTCCATATGGCGAGGATGGTTATCAGCTGAACATTGGTTATCGAGGGGAACAGCCTGGATATGTTCCTAGAAGGAGAACAAGAGTTTCCCTCAGGGAATTCATATGTTTTCATCTCCAGATTAGGGAGCACGAAGATGGAATTATTCACAAGTGTAGGCAGTTATTTCAACaatttgttgttgattgttTCACCATGATTGAGTCCCAGAGGTTGTATGAGATTTGAATGAAGCAAAGTACAATTAGAGGAGAAGTCCTTCAAGGAATAGAAGAGGCTATGCGTCGTGGCGATGATGAGGCTTCTTCAATTGGGACACGAATTATTTTGCCTTCTTCCTTCACTAGTGGTAGACGTTATAGGTTTAACCGTTGTCGGGATGCTATGGCAATTTGTAAACATTATTTTGGCTATCCAAATTTATTCCTCACTATTACGTGTAATCCAAATTGGCTTGAATTTCAGCGATTCACAGAGCGAGAGCGAATTCCCATCGCTGATTGTGTTGATATCTCTTGTCGTGTCTTTCATACCAAGTTGAAGTGCCTCCTTAGTGATCTCAAGGAAGGTGTGTTTTTTGGTCCAGTTAATGCAGGTATGTTCTTTTCTCGCTTAGCATTTCAATTTATGTCTGTCGTCTTCAGACATGTAGTTGTCTGGCTTTTTTTGGatgttttttgtattttttaggtATGTATACTATTGAGTTCCAAAAAAGAGGTCTACCGCATGCACACATGTTACTCTGGCTTAACGGGAAAAGCAACTTACAAAGTGTTGAAATTGTTGATGAATTCATCTGTGCCGAGCTACCCAATCCCCAGAAATTTCCATCTATTTATAATGTCGTCACCAAGTACATGATCCATGGTCCCTACGGTCGACTTAGACTGAGTTCTCCTTGCATGAAAGATGGTAAGTGCTCAAAATTTTATCCGAAAAGATTCGTTGACCAAACGAGCTTTGATGATGATGGCTATCCAATATATAGACGTCGTAATATGGTTATCACAGTGAAGATCAAAAATGTCGATATTGACAACAGATTTGTTGTGCTTTATAATCCACTGTTGTTAATGAAATATCAAGCTCACATAAATCTTGAGTTTTGTAACAAGTCAAACATCATtaagtatatttttaaatatgttaataagGGTCTGGATTGGGTGACTGCAACTGTTGGAGAAACATATGATGTTGGTGAATCTTCTCAGGTGGTTGATGAGATCAAACAGTATTACGATTGTCGTTATTTGTCACCGTCTGAATCCATGTGGAGAATTTTTACTTATGATATTCATCAAAGATGGCCGTCGGTACAGAGGTTGACTTTTCACTTGCCGAACCAGCAACATGTTATATTCGATGATGCTGATAGCACTACTCATATTTATTTGCGCAACAAAGATTTGCTGACCATGTTTACGGGTTGGATGATGGCCAACAGACGGTTCCCGGAGGGGCGGTCTCTAACATATGTTGAATATCCAGGCAAATTTGTCTATTGTTTGAATAGCAAGGAGTGGAAGCCAAGACAGAGGGGATTCTCAATTGGAAGATTGAGTTTTGCTCATCCCTCATCCGGTGAAATTTTCTACATGCGGATGCTTTTGAATGTGTAGAGAGGTTGTACCAGTTTTCGAAGTATAAGAATCGTGAATGGTGTGACTTATGATACATTTCAAGAGGCATGTTCCGCCATGAGATTCTTGATAGATGATAAGGAGTATG harbors:
- the LOC107469465 gene encoding uncharacterized protein LOC107469465 codes for the protein MRRGDDEASSIGTRIILPSSFTSGRRYRFNRCRDAMAICKHYFGYPNLFLTITCNPNWLEFQRFTERERIPIADCVDISCRVFHTKLKCLLSDLKEGVFFGPVNAGMYTIEFQKRGLPHAHMLLWLNGKSNLQSVEIVDEFICAELPNPQKFPSIYNVVTKYMIHGPYGRLRLSSPCMKDGKCSKFYPKRFVDQTSFDDDGYPIYRRRNMVITVKIKNVDIDNRFVVLYNPLLLMKYQAHINLEFCNKSNIIKYIFKYVNKGLDWVTATVGETYDVGESSQVVDEIKQYYDCRYLSPSESMWRIFTYDIHQRWPSVQRLTFHLPNQQHVIFDDADSTTHIYLRNKDLLTMFTGWMMANRRFPEGRSLTYVEYPGKFVYCLNSKEWKPRQRGFSIGRLSFAHPSSGEIFYMRMLLNV